The segment TTTATCTTGGCTCTAATGCTTACGGTGTAGCAGATGCAGCGTGGATCTATTTTAGTAAGCGCCTCGATCAGCTAACGCTAGGCGAGATGGCAATGATCGCGGGATTGCCTCCTGCGCCCAGTTTATATTCCCCATTAGTGAGCTTAGAAAAAGCTCAAGAGCGGCGAAATACAGTGCTCGACAAAATGGTGGTGGCTGGTTACATCAGCGAAGCAGAATCTCAGGCAGCCCAGGCTGAGAAATTGGTTGTGAAGCCCAGTATGCCGAAAAATCTTCAAAGTACGTCGCCATACTTCACATATTACGTTCAGCAGCAGCTTGAGAAACTTGTACCGAAAGACGTACTTGCAGCAGGTGGCGTGACCGTTGAGACGACTCTGAATGCGAAGTGGCAAAAAGTTGCAGAGCGATCGATTCGAGAGGCGATCGGCGTAGACGGAAATGCTGAAGGCTTCAAGCAAGCCGCACTCGTTGCTATCGATCCGCGCAATGGTGAAATTCGATCGATGGTCGGTGGATATGACTTCTACAAAGATAGTCAATTCAACCGAGTGACCCAAGCTCAACGGCAACCTGGATCGACATTTAAGCCCTTTGTCTATGCCACTGCCATTGCAACCGGCAAGTCGCCTTATCAATCCTATTTGGATGAGCGTTTTAGCGTCGATGGCTATCAGCCGAAGAACTACAGCAATAAGTATTCTGGCTGGTTGAACATGAAAACGGCACTGACCAATTCAGTGAATGTGATTGCCGTTAAAGTGCTGATCGATGTCGGATTTGAGCCTGTGATCAAACTAGCGCAGGGCATGGGAATTCGATCGAAGATGGAACCCACTTATTCATTAGCGCTAGGCGCATATGAAGTGAATCCATTAGAACTGACCAGTGCGTATGGCGTGTTTGCTGCTCAGGGAAATTATGTTGAACCTCATGCAATTCGCAAAGTGATCGATCGTAAAGGCAAGGTTCTCTATGATGCAAACTACAAACCAAAACGAGTTTTAGATGCAGAAACGGCGGCAATTACGACTTGGATGATGCGTGGAGTCGTTTCAGATGGAACAGCACGGGCAGCCCGACTCGATCGACCCGTGGCAGGAAAAACTGGAACTTCAGAAAACGCGCGTGACCTTTGGTTTATTGGCTATGTCCCACAACTGGTTACAGGTGTATGGCTCGGCAACGACGATAATTCCCCCACTTGGGGAAGCAGTGGAACGGCTGCTTTTACCTGGCATGAATTCATGAAAGAAGCTGTGGCAGGAATGCCGACGCAAAAATTTGCTGAGATTCCAGAGAATTTGGACGATCGCAAAGGCACGATCAAGGCTCAGCCTGTAAAACCGAATCGGCTCCGAGCACTGGGCACAGCTCCAGATTCCCCTGAAGAACAACCTCGTCGTCGATATGAGGAAGCTCCACCCGAACCAACTTACTCAGAACCACGCTATTCTGAGCCAGAGCCTCCTAGATCTGCTCCACCTGAACCTGAAGCTGCTCCACCTGAACCTGAAGCTGCTCCACCTGAACCTGAGGCTGCTCCAGTTGCGCCACCTCCTGCTGATCCTGCTCCCGCCGCTGCTGATCCTCTACCTCCTCCAGGGAATTAGCAGAAAGTACCTAATTCTGTAACAACGGATCGAACTGGCGAAAGATGCCCTGCTATGATGACTTTGTTAGTCTG is part of the Leptolyngbya boryana PCC 6306 genome and harbors:
- a CDS encoding transglycosylase domain-containing protein gives rise to the protein MAQHRSKRREKPTRMDQSSTGLDSMTDGTGKKRQVKPKSRRERARNPLSAGVTKLMEHPRMAGVRRFLDVTTRRLEALDHKIPAPIKNPVVQKRVAIGIVILGGAGLFRYAAIQVDQSLPDPAELKTFARPGTLTIRASDGSVLHQLGPATRDQVAVDRIPKRLIDAFVASEDRRFYDHNGLDLQGIGRAVFRNLTSRDVVEGGSTLTQQLSRVVFLDQDDRSLGRKVREALIAQKLERTIDKKQILEKYLNFVYLGSNAYGVADAAWIYFSKRLDQLTLGEMAMIAGLPPAPSLYSPLVSLEKAQERRNTVLDKMVVAGYISEAESQAAQAEKLVVKPSMPKNLQSTSPYFTYYVQQQLEKLVPKDVLAAGGVTVETTLNAKWQKVAERSIREAIGVDGNAEGFKQAALVAIDPRNGEIRSMVGGYDFYKDSQFNRVTQAQRQPGSTFKPFVYATAIATGKSPYQSYLDERFSVDGYQPKNYSNKYSGWLNMKTALTNSVNVIAVKVLIDVGFEPVIKLAQGMGIRSKMEPTYSLALGAYEVNPLELTSAYGVFAAQGNYVEPHAIRKVIDRKGKVLYDANYKPKRVLDAETAAITTWMMRGVVSDGTARAARLDRPVAGKTGTSENARDLWFIGYVPQLVTGVWLGNDDNSPTWGSSGTAAFTWHEFMKEAVAGMPTQKFAEIPENLDDRKGTIKAQPVKPNRLRALGTAPDSPEEQPRRRYEEAPPEPTYSEPRYSEPEPPRSAPPEPEAAPPEPEAAPPEPEAAPVAPPPADPAPAAADPLPPPGN